One window from the genome of Enterobacteriaceae bacterium Kacie_13 encodes:
- a CDS encoding peptidoglycan DD-metalloendopeptidase family protein, whose amino-acid sequence MKVWLLCVWALLVGSLPAYGSTQADNNSGVSPLRFSQQLSFASPLEIPLRITSGFGRRFHPVTAHFAPHNGSDFSAPPYSKVMTIEDGVVTKIASDPISGRYIVITHKNGWVSEYLHLNAFNVHTDQRVRKGDVIALSGATGRTTGPHLHLEINYRGQLLDPTLVLNSPASMNEHSQMRWVKNSPDSDSVKIPKIARIIFVTQHAGKPRIGVKKGKKLIFAKPGDKVFNEFKVVSNGSRYSLQKLDGR is encoded by the coding sequence ATGAAGGTCTGGCTGCTGTGTGTATGGGCGCTTTTGGTCGGTTCTTTGCCAGCCTATGGAAGCACTCAGGCCGATAATAACAGCGGTGTTTCACCGCTGCGCTTTAGCCAGCAGTTGTCGTTTGCTTCTCCGCTGGAGATCCCTTTGCGTATTACGTCTGGGTTTGGCCGTCGTTTTCACCCGGTTACAGCCCATTTTGCGCCGCATAATGGTTCGGATTTTTCGGCTCCGCCTTATAGCAAAGTGATGACGATTGAAGATGGCGTGGTGACTAAAATAGCCAGTGATCCTATTTCGGGCCGCTATATCGTCATTACCCATAAAAATGGCTGGGTGAGTGAATACTTACATTTAAATGCATTCAATGTTCATACCGACCAACGGGTACGAAAAGGGGATGTCATTGCCCTGTCCGGGGCTACGGGGAGAACTACCGGGCCTCATTTGCACCTTGAAATAAATTACCGGGGTCAGCTGCTGGACCCAACGCTAGTGCTCAATTCGCCTGCGTCAATGAATGAGCATTCTCAGATGCGATGGGTGAAAAATTCGCCCGACTCTGACAGCGTAAAAATCCCCAAGATTGCCCGCATTATTTTTGTCACCCAGCATGCGGGAAAACCTCGCATTGGTGTGAAAAAGGGTAAGAAGCTTATTTTTGCCAAACCGGGTGATAAAGTTTTCAATGAATTCAAAGTGGTATCCAATGGGTCTCGTTATAGCCTGCAAAAGCTTGATGGCAGATAA
- a CDS encoding prepilin peptidase yields MAEFILFSSYPLLALVVGLVIGSFLNVVIYRLPLMMIPLPEDEQEIGAPVNLWWPPSHCPQCEKSVLKRDNIPVISWLLLKGKCRFCHANISVQYLITEAVVGLWFALMSLYLVPQISVTAFVFSMAFFCILYCLAAIDVKTLYLPDPLVFLLLWGGIVASVFGIIPVKPQQSVLAVIVSWAIMYGVMEIYKKVRHQDGLGYGDVKLYAAVSAWLGLDLLPELILISAVLGGFFYLTAWAYYEKILRVSQSPLIKENKYIPFGPAIALAALILFHISVVQ; encoded by the coding sequence ATGGCTGAGTTTATATTATTTTCCAGTTATCCATTACTGGCTTTGGTCGTCGGGTTAGTTATTGGGAGTTTCCTTAATGTAGTGATTTATCGTCTGCCATTAATGATGATTCCCCTGCCGGAGGATGAACAGGAAATTGGTGCACCGGTCAATCTCTGGTGGCCACCTTCACATTGTCCGCAATGTGAAAAATCTGTTCTGAAACGGGATAATATACCGGTAATCAGCTGGCTGCTATTGAAAGGCAAGTGCCGGTTCTGCCATGCAAACATATCTGTGCAATACCTGATCACCGAGGCGGTGGTCGGGTTGTGGTTTGCGCTGATGTCACTTTATCTGGTGCCTCAGATCAGCGTGACAGCATTTGTTTTCAGTATGGCTTTCTTTTGCATTCTATATTGCCTGGCGGCTATCGATGTCAAAACTCTTTATTTGCCTGACCCTTTGGTATTCCTTTTGCTTTGGGGGGGCATTGTGGCTTCGGTTTTTGGAATCATTCCAGTAAAACCCCAGCAGTCTGTTCTTGCTGTCATTGTTTCCTGGGCCATCATGTACGGTGTAATGGAAATCTATAAAAAGGTTCGTCATCAGGATGGTTTAGGCTACGGCGATGTCAAACTTTATGCGGCAGTTTCCGCCTGGTTGGGGTTGGATTTACTACCAGAACTCATTTTAATTTCAGCTGTGCTGGGCGGATTCTTCTATCTGACTGCCTGGGCGTATTATGAAAAGATACTGCGTGTTTCTCAAAGCCCGCTGATTAAAGAGAATAAGTATATTCCTTTTGGCCCGGCGATTGCTCTGGCTGCCCTGATCCTTTTTCATATTAGCGTCGTGCAATAA
- a CDS encoding type II secretion protein F, with amino-acid sequence MKKFSKANRLYLYQFCADMINADLPLYESLLKLQTEGKVLLGKSFSVKLQVLISKMKVGISISSVFQGLIPQDELSVIHASERSGGLADGFLTLVSIINYNELLRKQLVSAVTFPLIMMVIALIVITGYALKVFPAFEKVVPVSHWPQITQMLFAFGNALYHGLWLMILLGAIGVFFCLRFLMGNLTGLLRNKYLDRVLPFSTFKQIAASVFLNNLARMLKNNIPINDSLNIISLNSNRWQKYHVNMMLSKMTSGANYGDSLNTGLFGAEELLNITLYSSLPSFNEVLTAVSERSRTKIQEYIKKISGLLKSLSTLILGGCVIWVFLALYALTDALSKMSQY; translated from the coding sequence TTGAAAAAATTTAGTAAAGCTAACCGGCTCTATTTATATCAGTTTTGTGCCGATATGATTAATGCTGATCTTCCTTTGTATGAGTCTTTATTGAAGTTGCAAACAGAGGGCAAAGTATTATTAGGAAAATCTTTCAGCGTAAAATTGCAGGTTCTGATTTCAAAAATGAAAGTGGGTATTTCAATCTCATCTGTCTTTCAGGGGTTGATTCCACAGGATGAATTGAGTGTCATACATGCGTCAGAACGCAGCGGCGGTCTGGCTGACGGTTTTCTTACTTTGGTGAGTATCATTAACTATAACGAGTTGTTGAGAAAACAACTCGTTTCTGCAGTGACTTTTCCTCTTATTATGATGGTCATTGCATTAATAGTGATCACTGGGTATGCCCTAAAAGTATTCCCGGCTTTTGAAAAGGTCGTGCCGGTTTCCCATTGGCCACAAATAACCCAAATGTTGTTCGCTTTTGGCAACGCGTTGTATCACGGGCTATGGCTTATGATTTTACTGGGTGCGATAGGGGTATTCTTTTGTCTACGTTTTCTTATGGGAAACCTGACCGGATTATTAAGAAATAAATATTTAGACAGAGTATTGCCTTTTTCTACCTTTAAGCAGATTGCTGCTTCGGTCTTTTTGAATAACTTAGCCAGAATGTTAAAAAATAACATCCCAATTAATGACAGCCTGAATATTATATCCTTGAACTCAAACCGTTGGCAGAAATATCACGTTAACATGATGCTAAGTAAAATGACATCGGGTGCGAATTACGGTGATTCATTAAATACCGGTCTGTTTGGGGCCGAAGAGTTACTTAATATAACACTTTACTCTAGCTTACCCTCATTTAACGAAGTGCTGACTGCAGTTTCCGAGAGATCCAGAACTAAGATCCAGGAATACATAAAAAAAATATCGGGCTTGTTAAAGTCTTTGTCAACGCTAATTCTCGGTGGTTGTGTGATCTGGGTATTCCTTGCACTTTATGCCCTGACCGATGCGCTATCGAAAATGTCACAATATTAA
- a CDS encoding pilus assembly protein, whose product MNLDFLYLTNESVTAGSWRFVEYEEDLITGTINDNEYLLTRLTLLEKLPTLESDLYRLNSFYGCNVCGVAIIVEDDYYRILEQTSVNKKKLNLNDNSDIQNSLESILLSAVNLGASDLHITRNDNIAQIELRVNGVLSTFMQMKADKCDELVFVLYNVEANTKDTTWNRAIPQSANILYTLANRNYRFRYAHFPIFGETAGCYHAVLRIIPSGIQKAAVASLDKLGVSDDELADLKKILSNPYGAYIIAGTTGSGKSTTLKNLMEWLQINRYDDKGCFLTVEDPVEYQIYGAKQSSVLNADGGGFHMAIKSALRRDPDVLMVGEIRDTISANALAGAVESGHYCFTTVHAGNIVSLLQRLSALGITSDKLSTPGFVAGLQCQKLVPVLCNSCKTSKDIQILGKTFTVYVRHHAGCSKCKDTGISGRQLVLEYMRPGYDELEAIAKQEWLRVYTIWRAKRKTMPSMSEGFEIKEKVMAKVIAGNVCTSWFDMEFGELESSDLEVILEKI is encoded by the coding sequence GTGAATCTAGATTTTCTTTATCTGACAAACGAATCCGTTACAGCGGGATCGTGGCGTTTTGTTGAGTATGAAGAAGATCTTATTACTGGCACTATCAACGATAATGAGTACTTACTCACCAGACTAACTTTGCTTGAGAAATTACCCACGTTAGAAAGCGATCTGTACAGATTAAATTCTTTTTATGGATGTAATGTCTGTGGTGTTGCAATTATCGTTGAGGATGATTATTACCGAATTCTAGAACAAACATCGGTTAATAAGAAAAAATTAAACCTTAATGATAACAGCGATATTCAGAACTCATTAGAAAGTATTCTCTTGAGTGCTGTTAACTTAGGTGCCAGTGATCTACATATTACTCGCAATGATAATATTGCCCAAATTGAACTTCGTGTAAATGGTGTGCTCAGTACTTTTATGCAAATGAAAGCTGATAAATGCGATGAGCTGGTTTTTGTACTCTATAATGTCGAGGCTAATACAAAAGATACCACCTGGAACCGGGCTATCCCACAAAGTGCAAATATATTATATACACTGGCCAACAGAAATTATCGCTTTCGTTATGCTCATTTCCCTATTTTTGGTGAAACAGCAGGTTGTTACCATGCTGTATTACGTATCATCCCATCAGGAATACAGAAAGCCGCTGTCGCCAGTTTAGATAAGCTGGGCGTCTCTGACGATGAACTTGCTGATTTGAAGAAAATTCTTAGCAACCCATACGGTGCTTATATTATTGCCGGTACCACCGGGTCAGGTAAGTCTACGACGCTTAAAAATTTGATGGAATGGTTACAGATCAACCGTTATGACGACAAAGGTTGTTTTTTAACGGTCGAAGACCCGGTTGAATATCAAATCTATGGCGCTAAGCAGAGTTCTGTACTCAATGCGGATGGTGGTGGTTTCCATATGGCGATCAAATCAGCGCTGCGCCGTGACCCGGATGTACTGATGGTGGGGGAAATTCGTGACACCATTTCAGCCAATGCTTTAGCGGGAGCCGTTGAAAGTGGTCACTACTGTTTTACTACTGTCCATGCGGGCAATATTGTTTCACTTTTACAGCGTCTGTCAGCTTTAGGTATTACCAGTGATAAGCTTTCTACGCCGGGTTTTGTGGCCGGTTTACAGTGTCAAAAATTGGTTCCAGTTCTTTGCAATAGTTGTAAGACAAGCAAGGATATTCAAATCCTGGGTAAAACATTCACTGTATATGTCCGTCATCATGCCGGGTGTTCTAAATGTAAAGATACAGGGATTTCTGGTCGTCAGCTTGTCCTCGAATATATGCGTCCCGGATATGACGAACTGGAAGCGATTGCTAAACAGGAGTGGCTGCGCGTTTATACAATCTGGCGAGCTAAAAGAAAAACCATGCCTTCAATGAGCGAAGGATTTGAAATCAAAGAAAAGGTGATGGCAAAGGTGATTGCTGGGAACGTCTGCACGTCATGGTTTGACATGGAATTCGGCGAGCTGGAAAGCAGTGATCTGGAGGTGATTCTTGAAAAAATTTAG
- a CDS encoding pilus assembly protein yields MIKYLSDNNLLTGLIWEPENIGHMGRNYQVWINKIRRTHGQLVYTTQDGGLLKGYSERRSSDFEPFAIHVKNEYGDGVYFFNDGKDGEDVYYLIISNDRIISGSDKVVKKSFFDSLMLDIKESVYSGLEIKELKEQWIESIALVCHQRQSIIKRKQKLFVIGVAVVGIFLLVLMAILLNMMLS; encoded by the coding sequence ATGATTAAATATCTGTCCGATAATAATTTATTGACTGGTTTGATCTGGGAACCAGAGAATATCGGCCATATGGGTAGAAATTACCAGGTATGGATTAACAAAATTCGCCGCACCCATGGTCAACTGGTTTATACCACACAAGATGGTGGATTACTAAAAGGATATTCAGAAAGGCGTTCGTCTGATTTTGAACCCTTCGCAATTCATGTTAAAAATGAATATGGAGATGGTGTTTATTTCTTCAATGATGGCAAAGATGGTGAGGATGTTTACTATCTTATCATTAGTAACGACCGGATAATAAGCGGGAGCGATAAAGTTGTAAAAAAGAGTTTTTTTGACTCACTGATGCTGGACATAAAGGAAAGTGTTTATTCCGGCCTCGAAATAAAGGAGTTGAAAGAGCAATGGATAGAAAGTATTGCGCTAGTATGTCATCAAAGGCAATCTATTATAAAAAGAAAGCAAAAACTATTTGTTATCGGCGTCGCTGTTGTTGGCATATTTTTGCTGGTATTAATGGCAATATTACTTAATATGATGCTCTCTTAG
- a CDS encoding type II and III secretion system protein has product MKNKIGILSLLFIMQGCTTIDQKYNPDTLTDSKEGKVTTTDDVKTRPYQKFDGAFLGKQVDYNAKTQELLAKKVNIQSYEQMDLNTLMSAVAEQTGISFRLDYAMPGSGTAKIDETNDPRKDTRSVNFNGNFEEFMRYISALYDVTAKLDDNNVLKLSLYNSYIIKMDFYGGDTKSESSLDIAGNASTSSGGLKGKVETKFDSSYWDDVDDMAQKYISSGVYTIFKDASILTFAGRPSEYNALNEVLKKYQVDNNKQFVITYKIYTLDKSKIKELGAGATMQYKSGGTTFNIDTNKVLTNMDGGMSFGRNFYAGSGHTLNVSAQMDALYEITGNKVIQSGSFVTRNGISIPLNMTQTQNYVSGRTKTTNDLTSTEDTSIETSELVTGTSFIITPRVQTDGRIEVVSGFTKRYLNEMQTFDSVQLPKTTTTEMYNTTMVSAGSMLMVGKYEAQESSDGHSYVMLGADATNNESSVTVVTVVGIDYYRAPTSAK; this is encoded by the coding sequence ATGAAAAATAAAATTGGAATCTTATCGCTGCTTTTCATCATGCAAGGCTGCACGACAATTGACCAAAAATACAACCCTGATACTCTTACTGACAGTAAAGAAGGAAAAGTTACCACTACGGATGATGTAAAAACACGTCCATACCAAAAGTTTGACGGTGCTTTTTTGGGCAAGCAAGTTGACTATAATGCTAAGACCCAGGAGTTGCTGGCCAAAAAGGTAAATATTCAATCCTATGAGCAAATGGATTTGAATACTTTAATGAGCGCGGTTGCCGAACAAACCGGGATCAGTTTCCGTCTGGATTATGCAATGCCGGGTTCCGGCACGGCCAAAATTGACGAAACTAATGATCCAAGAAAGGATACCCGTAGTGTCAATTTTAACGGTAACTTCGAAGAGTTTATGCGTTATATTTCAGCGTTGTATGACGTTACCGCAAAACTGGATGACAACAACGTATTAAAATTAAGTCTGTACAACTCATATATTATTAAAATGGATTTCTATGGGGGAGATACTAAGTCTGAATCCAGTCTCGATATTGCCGGGAATGCCTCTACGTCGAGTGGTGGTTTGAAAGGTAAGGTTGAAACGAAATTCGATTCATCCTATTGGGATGATGTTGATGATATGGCGCAGAAGTATATCTCCAGTGGGGTTTATACAATTTTTAAAGATGCCTCTATCTTGACGTTTGCAGGTCGCCCTTCAGAATATAATGCCTTAAACGAAGTACTTAAGAAATATCAGGTAGATAATAATAAGCAATTCGTCATTACTTATAAAATCTATACCCTGGATAAGAGTAAAATAAAGGAGTTAGGCGCAGGTGCAACAATGCAGTATAAGAGTGGTGGTACGACATTCAATATCGACACCAATAAAGTCCTGACTAATATGGATGGTGGGATGTCCTTTGGCCGTAATTTCTATGCGGGATCTGGTCACACCCTAAATGTGAGCGCACAGATGGATGCGCTGTATGAAATCACTGGTAATAAAGTGATTCAGAGTGGCTCCTTTGTTACGCGTAACGGAATATCAATTCCGCTAAACATGACGCAGACGCAGAATTATGTATCCGGTCGTACTAAAACGACAAACGATTTGACTTCGACTGAGGACACCTCAATTGAAACTTCAGAACTGGTAACCGGCACCAGTTTTATTATCACGCCACGTGTGCAAACCGATGGCCGCATTGAAGTAGTTAGTGGTTTCACTAAGCGGTATTTGAATGAAATGCAGACGTTTGATTCAGTCCAGTTGCCTAAAACAACGACGACTGAAATGTATAATACAACGATGGTTTCAGCTGGCAGTATGTTGATGGTAGGGAAGTATGAAGCACAAGAATCAAGCGATGGCCATAGCTACGTTATGTTAGGTGCTGATGCGACAAATAATGAGTCAAGTGTGACAGTAGTTACTGTAGTAGGTATTGATTATTACCGTGCGCCAACTTCCGCGAAGTGA
- a CDS encoding pilus assembly protein — MSTGTSPVQRYASAVSSYPTRALVLHENILLSQGLNQWAKDSGYKMLWNSNKDYMIYSTITYTGATTDDVLGDLGKLFASENYGLVIKLYQKNKVLLVDEQ; from the coding sequence ATGTCAACCGGTACTTCTCCAGTACAGAGATATGCATCTGCAGTCTCCAGTTATCCCACGCGGGCGCTGGTTCTGCATGAAAATATTTTACTGAGTCAGGGCTTAAATCAGTGGGCTAAAGATTCAGGTTACAAAATGCTGTGGAATAGTAATAAAGATTACATGATTTACAGCACCATCACCTATACCGGTGCAACGACTGATGACGTACTGGGTGATCTCGGCAAATTATTCGCCTCTGAGAATTATGGTTTGGTCATAAAATTGTACCAAAAAAATAAAGTTCTACTTGTTGACGAGCAATAA
- a CDS encoding prepilin-type N-terminal cleavage/methylation domain-containing protein, which produces MSNISPPFREGNFKSCLKGGNQVRKGNSGFSLLEIIIVLALIGMMLVMLANYKKKQIDETSRQITANAIVQEMYGLLKFVNEDEVAMDNSPNTLTNPLYTKDKGSIDSYKNVYYKRVSNAGLLDTMQASDYLSWKGSNSKRAYFTSKSCDGTTADPTKGQVNRNFEVDYIRCKLPNIALVGNMQLERVDLVGSATEALAIDRVDYTVKFVPDRKTDYLYFENFKPAFDKALENYKLTYKQAVVLARPKGSADKDWVVVIVNKAGNKSAIDFGDVANHTGDLANPQGHDYAIRFSFETGIGKYAKSDGSVGVDKQCWNINKRMTGPCIEADDSDHLAIYSGSGSTTNKPGLCWDSKSNKSLPCLSVSEGDSTGTNGDDQTMHLTTEKDNKTVTGTLMANIIVENTGNVDAKGAPELLTVPVVEYRAFGNDFSDAKKDNDYVGNVGSEKGTMKVNVQKCPTAPGGRKMYPRLVAAISSVSADVGEDSDSKESESNFSNLAQNRTSLGAVGRLAGVALQVNLNSETTNWTVSATSALYDNLTGAGINLINSQSVSVVLTSWCSTTKQ; this is translated from the coding sequence ATAAGTAATATCTCCCCTCCCTTCCGGGAGGGGAATTTTAAATCGTGTTTAAAAGGCGGTAATCAGGTGCGAAAGGGAAATTCTGGTTTTTCACTTCTGGAAATAATTATCGTTCTAGCACTGATAGGTATGATGCTTGTAATGCTGGCAAATTATAAGAAGAAACAAATAGATGAAACAAGTCGTCAGATAACTGCTAACGCTATTGTACAAGAAATGTATGGTTTACTGAAGTTTGTTAATGAAGATGAAGTTGCGATGGATAATTCGCCCAACACATTAACTAACCCATTATATACTAAGGATAAAGGCAGCATTGACTCCTACAAGAATGTTTATTATAAACGTGTGAGCAATGCAGGGCTACTGGATACCATGCAGGCATCGGATTATCTTTCTTGGAAAGGTTCGAACTCCAAACGTGCATATTTTACGAGTAAAAGTTGCGATGGAACAACGGCCGACCCGACTAAAGGTCAGGTAAATAGAAACTTTGAAGTTGATTATATACGTTGTAAATTACCCAATATTGCTCTTGTAGGAAATATGCAACTTGAGCGGGTTGATTTAGTAGGCAGCGCTACTGAAGCGCTTGCAATTGATCGTGTTGACTATACGGTGAAATTTGTTCCCGATCGGAAAACTGATTATCTTTATTTTGAAAATTTTAAACCAGCTTTTGATAAGGCATTAGAAAATTATAAATTAACCTATAAACAAGCTGTTGTTCTTGCCAGACCTAAAGGATCTGCGGATAAGGATTGGGTTGTAGTCATCGTCAACAAAGCGGGTAATAAAAGTGCTATAGATTTTGGCGATGTCGCTAACCATACGGGCGATTTGGCTAATCCGCAAGGGCATGACTATGCTATCCGATTCAGTTTTGAAACTGGTATTGGTAAATATGCAAAATCTGATGGCTCTGTTGGTGTAGATAAGCAATGTTGGAATATTAACAAAAGAATGACAGGTCCTTGTATCGAGGCTGATGACTCAGACCATTTGGCTATCTACAGTGGAAGCGGTAGTACTACAAATAAACCAGGCTTATGTTGGGATTCCAAATCGAATAAAAGCCTGCCTTGTTTATCGGTATCGGAAGGAGATAGTACTGGCACCAATGGTGATGATCAGACTATGCACCTGACGACTGAAAAAGATAACAAAACGGTCACTGGAACCTTGATGGCAAACATTATTGTTGAAAATACCGGTAATGTTGATGCTAAAGGTGCCCCCGAATTACTAACCGTGCCCGTGGTTGAATATCGCGCCTTTGGGAATGATTTTTCAGATGCTAAAAAAGACAATGATTACGTAGGTAATGTTGGCAGCGAAAAAGGGACAATGAAAGTGAATGTCCAGAAATGCCCTACTGCACCAGGGGGGCGGAAAATGTATCCAAGGCTGGTAGCCGCGATTTCCTCTGTCTCTGCAGATGTCGGTGAGGACTCGGATAGCAAAGAGAGTGAAAGTAACTTTTCGAATTTGGCACAAAACCGTACCAGTTTAGGTGCAGTAGGCCGGTTAGCCGGCGTAGCCCTACAGGTAAATTTGAATAGTGAAACCACAAACTGGACCGTAAGTGCCACCTCGGCACTTTACGATAACCTGACAGGTGCAGGTATTAACCTGATTAACTCACAATCGGTATCTGTGGTGTTGACGTCATGGTGCAGTACGACTAAACAGTAA
- a CDS encoding type IV pilus major pilin, with the protein MNNIVNKMKSKAKNTLTLKKQRGMSLLEVIIVLGIIGTMAAAVVILAQRAFTSQDITDLVDNTNSVRVAAGNAYHDVGIYPEKAGTALSLTPSTIETSKGETAPMVATLVQLGQVSATEIKNGMSGDYFMMQGVKLTADAEDGSTKGFVLALNGLDAGSCRSILTQVGNTWDFVQVATAAAGADPTLPTSLDGDVAITATGGGPTGVMKSLAAAGGVTISPDAAAQACSDNDNNAVILGSK; encoded by the coding sequence ATGAATAACATTGTTAACAAAATGAAATCTAAAGCAAAAAACACTCTTACCCTGAAAAAGCAACGTGGTATGAGCTTACTGGAAGTTATCATCGTACTGGGCATTATCGGTACTATGGCTGCAGCAGTTGTTATCCTGGCACAGCGTGCATTTACAAGCCAGGATATTACTGATCTGGTTGATAACACTAACTCCGTACGTGTCGCAGCTGGTAACGCCTATCACGATGTCGGTATTTATCCGGAGAAAGCAGGCACTGCACTGTCACTTACCCCATCAACAATTGAAACAAGTAAAGGCGAAACTGCGCCTATGGTTGCGACACTGGTGCAGTTGGGTCAGGTTAGCGCGACAGAAATTAAAAACGGCATGTCTGGTGACTACTTCATGATGCAGGGTGTGAAACTGACGGCTGATGCAGAAGATGGTTCAACTAAAGGTTTCGTATTGGCATTGAATGGTCTGGATGCAGGTTCATGCCGTAGCATACTGACTCAGGTTGGTAACACCTGGGACTTCGTCCAGGTTGCTACAGCTGCAGCTGGTGCAGATCCAACCCTTCCTACGTCACTGGATGGTGATGTTGCAATCACAGCTACCGGTGGTGGCCCAACTGGTGTTATGAAAAGCCTGGCAGCAGCCGGTGGTGTAACAATTTCGCCTGATGCAGCCGCTCAAGCTTGTTCTGATAATGATAACAACGCCGTAATTCTGGGCAGCAAATAA
- the cysA gene encoding sulfate/thiosulfate ABC transporter ATP-binding protein CysA has protein sequence MSIEINGINKYFGRTKVLNDISLDIASGEMVALLGPSGSGKTTLLRIIAGLENQSAGHLSFHGKDVTRLHARDRQVGFVFQHYALFRHMTVFDNIAFGLTVLPRRERPNAEAIRQKVTKLLEMVQLAHLANRYPAQLSGGQKQRVALARALAVEPQILLLDEPFGALDAQVRKELRRWLRQLHEELKFTSVFVTHDQEEAMEVADRVVVMSQGNIEQVGAPEEIWREPATRFVLEFMGEVNKISGDIRGSQLYVGAHHWPLENPPLHQGPVDLFLRPWEMEITPQSNARCPLPVKVLEVSPRGHFWQLIVQAEGWHNEPLAVVLSQTHGASTPQRGDRFYVGGLNGRLYAGCQQLQPVALAKSA, from the coding sequence ATGAGCATTGAAATTAACGGTATCAATAAATATTTTGGCCGCACGAAAGTGCTCAATGATATCTCGCTCGATATTGCTTCCGGAGAGATGGTGGCGCTGCTTGGGCCTTCCGGCTCAGGGAAAACCACGCTGCTGCGCATTATTGCAGGGCTGGAAAATCAGAGCGCCGGGCACCTGAGCTTCCACGGCAAAGACGTCACGCGTCTTCATGCCCGCGATCGTCAGGTCGGGTTTGTGTTCCAGCATTACGCGCTGTTTCGCCATATGACGGTGTTCGACAACATTGCGTTTGGTCTGACGGTGCTGCCGCGTCGTGAGCGTCCGAATGCCGAGGCTATCAGGCAAAAAGTCACCAAATTACTGGAGATGGTGCAGCTGGCACATCTTGCTAACCGTTATCCTGCGCAGCTTTCTGGCGGCCAGAAACAGCGTGTCGCACTGGCGCGTGCGCTCGCCGTTGAACCACAAATACTGCTGCTCGATGAGCCTTTCGGCGCCCTGGATGCGCAGGTGCGCAAAGAATTGCGCCGCTGGCTGCGCCAACTGCATGAAGAACTGAAATTCACCAGCGTTTTCGTAACGCACGATCAGGAAGAAGCGATGGAAGTTGCTGACCGTGTGGTGGTGATGAGTCAAGGTAATATCGAACAGGTCGGGGCTCCGGAAGAAATCTGGCGCGAACCGGCGACCCGTTTCGTACTCGAATTTATGGGTGAAGTGAATAAAATCAGCGGTGACATCCGCGGTTCGCAGCTGTACGTCGGCGCGCATCATTGGCCGCTGGAAAACCCGCCGCTGCATCAGGGGCCGGTCGACCTGTTTCTGCGCCCATGGGAGATGGAAATCACCCCGCAAAGTAATGCGCGCTGCCCGTTGCCGGTAAAAGTGCTGGAAGTCAGTCCGCGCGGGCACTTCTGGCAACTGATCGTGCAGGCCGAAGGTTGGCATAACGAACCGCTGGCGGTGGTGCTCTCACAAACTCATGGTGCCAGTACGCCGCAGCGCGGTGATCGCTTCTATGTCGGTGGCCTCAATGGACGCTTATATGCCGGCTGTCAACAGCTGCAACCCGTTGCGTTAGCGAAGAGCGCCTGA